The stretch of DNA TGCATTCTGCCCTGCCGCGCTCTGCCGCAAGGAACTCTGGCCTGCCGCGCTCTGCCGCGGGGGAGTCTGCCGGGCGGCACTTTGTGTTTGGGGCACCTGCCGGGCGGACGACGTCGGCTGCCGCACCTGCGCGCGTCCGGCCGAGGAGGTGCGCTGCTGCGAAGTTCCCGCCCCGCCCTGGCGCCGCACGGGCGCCTCTCCACGCGCACCGTTTCCGCTCCGGGAGGAGGCCCGCGCAAGAGCAGCCCGCCCAGGAGCAGCACGTCCAGGAGCAACCCGCGCGATCGGGCGCTGGCGGCCCGGCCAGGCGGCGCCGAGGAAGAGCGAGGTGAGCGCAGCCAGCAGCGAGAGTGCGGCCAGGAAGAAGTAGTTATCGGGGTCGTCGGTGGGCAGCGGCGTGCCGAAGAGCGACGACTGGTCGGTGAACGCCAGCTCCCAGGTACTCAGGAACGCCAGCGATCCCGCAAGGGCGAGGCTTGTGGAAATGCCGGCGATCGCCAGCATCACATACCGCCGCCGCCGCAGGACCTCCACGATGCAGGCAACATAGGCCAGCGCCAGCACACCCAGGAACGCCACGAATACAGGCTCTGCGAGCGTCATGCCCGTGAGGATCAGGAGCCCCGCAGCCACCATGCCGGTGATGACGGCAAACTTTCCGCTGTTCCCCATATGACGCATGTGCACAATCATCCCCGAGGAGGGGCATCCTTCAGGACGTAGCCGCGCATGATCGCCATGATTGCTGCAACACTTTGGTCACGGGTCCGCTCGGGGTTGTACGTCTGCCGGTCCAGCCCCACCACAAAGCAGGCGCCAAAGATCGCTGTCTCCAGGCTGCCGCGCGCGACGGACTGGTCCACCGGGTAAGCCCTGGCAACCTTTTCAACAGCATCCCCGATGACTTCCAGGAGCTCTGCGCGCAGGAGGGTGAACGTTCCCTGCCATTCGCTGGGCGTCCGCCAGTTCTCGCTCATCCACAGCCGGGCGAAGGAAGGGTATTCCGCCATGAAGTCCATGGCCTGCCCAATCATGCCTTCCATGGCCAGCAAGGGATCGGCGGCAGGGGCTGCAGTGCCGGCCTCATCCGGTGCATCCAGCAGCCGCCCTTTGAGGATATCGACGCCGTGCCGCAGCAGCTGCGCAATCAGGTCCGATTTGCTGCCGAAGTTGTAGTAGACAGTCCCCTTGGATACGCCTGCAGCTGCCGCAATCTCATCAACGGTCACACCGGCCGCGCCCCGCTCACCAATCAGCTCCATGGAAGCGTCGAACAGCTTCTGCCGGGTGGCTGTGGTCCGGGCAGGGCGCAGTTTTTTAGCCTGCTCCGGATCCGCGGGGTCCGGCTGGGTGGAAGTCATACTGCGATCTCCGGCTGCAGCGTCTTCAGCGTCCAGAACTTCCCCTTGCGGACCGCGAGTGTGGACATCGCCAGCCCCAGGGCCGTGTAACCCAGGAGACCGACCACTGTGGGGACGATCATGGACAGGTCCGCGCCATAGATCAGATGCCGCATCCCGGTGACCACGTAGCCCATCGGCAGGATCTCGTGGACTACATGCAAGGGCTGCGGCGTGGTCTGCCAGGGGAACGTGCCGCCGGAGGAAACCAGTTGCAAGACCAGCAGGATCAGCACCACCAGCTTGCCGGGGGAGCCCAGCAGCGCCACGATTCCCTGGATGATGGCGCTGAAGGCCATGGCCGCGGCCAGCATAAAGAGCCACATCAGGACCGGATGGGCGGCATCCAGGCCCAACGCGAGGTTAACCACCAGGGTGAGGAGGGTCGCCTGTGCCACGGAGACCGCGAAGAAGGGTAACCAGCCTCCGGCGGCGATCTTCCAGGACCGGGCATTGGAGGACAGAGCCCGCTGCGTAAGGGGCCGCATGGCCTGGACCAGCATAAAGACGCCGATCCACAGCGCGAGGGTGAGGAAGAACGGTGCCAGTCCGGCGCCGTAGGAGCCGGCTTTTGCCTGCGAAACGTTGCTGACCGCCACCGGATCGGCCATCACCCGTGACAGGTTGCTCTTCTGGGCGTCGTCCGGGTTCGGAACCTGCCCCGCGCCCTTGCCGATCTCGTCCGCCAGCGTCCGTGAACCTTCGGCAGCCGTGCCCGCACCCTGTTCGAGCTGGGCCGTGCCGTCGTCCACCTGGTGTGCCCCCTGGGCCAGGGCGGCGGCGCCGTCCACGGCTGCCTGCTCGCCGGTGGCCAGCGTTGCCGCACCCGTATGAAGCTGGTCAGCGCCCCCGGAAGCCTGCACAATGGCTTCCTTCAGTGCAGGGGTGCTGGCGGCAACCTGGGCCGCGCCCACGCTGACGGCCTCGGAGCCGTCCGCCAGTTGCTGGATCTGGGCAGAGTCGGTCTGGATCTTCGTTTTGGCGGCTGCTAAGGGGCTTGAGGCAGCCACTGCGTCGAAGTCAGCCAGGATGCTGTCCGCCTGGGCCTGGGTGAGGACGCCGCTGGCGATGAGCCTGGCGTTTGACTCCACCACGCGCGTGCGGAGGCCCTGGTCGGCTGCCTCCAGTTGGGCAGCCACGTCCTGGACTTTGGTGTTCAGCTGGGCGTTGCCGGCAGCCACCTGCGCGGCGCCTGCTGCCAGGGTCTGCGAATCGCTGGGCAGGGTGGCAGTCTTGTCCTTCAGGACGGACAGCCCGCTGCTCAGCTGGCCCGCGCCGCCGGTCAGCTGGTTGGCGCCATCCCGCAGCTTCAGTTGCCCGGCGTAGAGCTCGTCGGCGCCGCCGGCCACGCTGGTGGTTCCGACATGCAGGGTGGCTGTCCCGTCCCGAAGCGCGGCCACTCCCTCGGCAACCTTGCCGGCGCCGTCGGCTGCCTTGACCATCTGCGTGTGGACGGTGCCAAAGCCGGTGAGCAGCTGGTTGGCGGTCTCTTCGCCCACGTCTGCGGCGACGGTGCTGTGTACGGCGGTGGTCAGCTTGTCCACAATGGTGCTCAGGAGGTAGTTGTTCGCGTCGTTGGTGGTCACGTTGAGCATCGCCTGGCTGGCGGAGTCAAAGCTGCCGGGGGAGACAAGGTGGGCGGAAAAGTCCTCCGGGATCTTCAATGCGAAGGCGTACTTGCCGCTGCTGACCCCCTCGTCGGCCTCCTGCCCGCTGGCCACCGGGATCCAGTGAAAGACGTTGCCCTCCACCAGGCTGTCGGCAACCTTCGAGCCGGCCTGGAGTCCGGTGCCGTCGCTGGCGGTGGCCCCGGCGTCATCAACCACCAGGGCTGCGTCGATCTGGTCCAGGTTGCCGTAGGGATCCCAGTTGGCGTAGAGGTACACCGCGCCGTACAGCAGGGGGACCATGGCGAGTGCGATGATGGTCAGCTTCGGCAGCAGCCCGCCGGTCATCCGCTTGAGTTCTGAGCGGGCCAGCCGCAGTACAGTCACTTGGCATCCTCGGTCTCGACTTCAAATTCCTGGGCATCCACGGGGCTCTCCGGCACGGCGCGGGCTTCGGTGGGGGCTTCCGCATTGCCAATGTTGGCGAAGGAGCCTGACCACGACGGCGGCAGGGAACCCACGGTGGCCACGACGGCGAGCGGCCTCCCGGCGTCGGACGCAAGCTGCTCCAGAAGGGGCAGCCAATTGGCGGCGTCGGCGCTGTGCCGGTCGGGGGAGTCCACCACCAGCAGGTCCGTGTGCGGGTTGGCCAGCGCCAGGGCCGCCAGGAGCTCCAGCCTGCGCAAGGGGTCCAGCTGCTCGATCCACTGGTCCGCGATGTCCTCGAAGCTGTTCACCTTGAGCCACGGGTTGCTGAGCAGGGCTCCACGGTAACGGCGGGGAATCAGGGCCAGGTCCTCCGTTACCAGATCCCGGACGCTGAGGTGCCGCTCGGGCTCATTGACGCCGGGAGCATCCACGAGGGCACTGGCCATCCGTACCCTCCTGATCCCGCGGTTGCCGTCCCAGCTGACGGATCCACTGGTGGCCTTCATCCGGCCGCTGAGAACCAGTGCCAGCGCTGTGCGGTGCTCCTGGCGTTCCCCGGCTACCAGCATCAGTTCGCCCCGGCTGACCTGGAGCGAAGTGCCCGGTAGCAGGGGGTCGCGGCGGCCGCGGACATGGAGCTGCTGAGCTAAGAGCAAGAAGGTCCTTTCGCGGAAGATTGCTCCACCCAGTGTATCTAAACTGACCAGTCAGTTCAAATAACGCTACAATCCATACTTCTCGAGGAGGCGGAGCCAGACTTCGCTGATGGTGGGATACGAAGGAACGGCATGCCACAGCCGGTCCAGTGGCACTTCGCCCACCACTGCAATGGTCGCTGCATGCAGCAGTTCTGCCACATCCGGCCCGGCGAAGGTGGCTCCCAGCAGGACTCTGCGGTCCTCATCGATAACCAGCTGCGCCCAGCCCTCGTAATTCTCGGAATGAAGTGAGGACCCCGATACCTGGATAGGCAGTTCCACGGAGGAGGCGTTGTAGCCGTCCTTTTGCGCAGTCTCCAGCGTGCGGCCCACCGCGGCGAGTTCGGGATCTGTGAAAACAACACCCGGCACGGCGTGCTCGTTGGCGGTCTGGGCGAAGCGGCTCCAATCCTGCGCGACGCCGGCCAGTTCCCCCTTGGCGCGGGCGGCGATAGCGTCTCCGGTGGCCCGTGCCTCGTACTTTCCCTGGTGCGTGTACAGGTTCTTGCCGGCTGCATCGCCCACGGCATAGAGCCAGGGTTCCTCTCCCCAGGCCCCTTCGACCAGGCCAGAATTATCCGCCGTGAGTGTCAGGTGCCCTGCCTCGTCCGGCTCGAAGCCCACGCTCTCCAGCCCGAGCCCTTCCAGCGCGGGATGGCGGCCTGTGGCGACCAGGACTTTGTCCGCTGCCACGCTCGTACCGTCACCAAGCTGCAGGCTGAAGGTGCCGTCGTCGTTCTCGCTGATGCTGTCCGTGACCGTGTGGAGCCGGAGCTCCACGCCGTCCGCGCGCAGGCCTGCCGCGACGAGCCCGGCAGCCTCCGCCGGGAAGCTTCGCAGCAGCCCGCTGCGCGCCACGAGCGTCACGGTGGAACCCAGCCGGGCGAAGGCCTGAGCCAGTTCCGTCCCGGCGACGCCGCCGCCGAGTACCACCAGGCGGTCCGGAACCTCCTTTGCGGAAGTGGCCTCGCGGGTACTCCATACCTGGACGTCCTGAAGTCCCTCAATGGGGGGAGTGTTGGGGGCGGAACCGGTGGCCAGCACCACCGCGTGCCGGGCCTGGAGCTGGTAGGAGTTGCCGTCCAGCCCGGTTACCTCCACTGACTTGGGCGCCGTGAGCCAGGCATGGCCGCGGATGAGTTCGATGCCCGTATCCTCCAGCCACTTCACCTGGCCGTCGTCCTGCCAGTTGGACGTCATGTAGTCCCGGAACTTCAGGACCGCTGCAGCATCGAGGGTACGGGTCACTGCTTCCTTGGCCCCTGGCAACGTCTGCGCCCCATGGAGGGCCGTGCCGGGGCGGAGGAGGGCCTTTGACGGCATGCAGGCCCAGTAGGAGCACTCGCCGCCCACCAGTTCCGCTTCCACCACCACCGCTGTAAGCCCGCCCTGGACCACCCTGTCTGCTACGTTTTCCCCTACGGCGCCTGCGCCGATCACCACAACATCAAATTCACGCAAAACTGCCTCGGGCATCATGGGGAAAGCCTACGCCGGGCGGGCGGCGGGAAACGTGCGGTGAGGCAGGGCGGCGGGCAGGCCACGGCAGGGCAATCTGGCGGCGGGCAAGTCGGGGCTGAACCTAAACCAGGCCGGAGCGCACCCCGATCCCGTGGTGCAACGCAAAAGGTCCGCACCGGCGAACCGGTGCGGACCTTGTTTGTGCGCCCAAAGGGATTCGAACCCCTGACCTTCTGTTCCGTAGACAGACGCTCTATCCAGCTGAGCTATGGGCGCATCTTGTGTTCCGGGGGAAGAACCGCTCTCCCTGAACCTCGAATTACTTTACGCGAGGGTTGGCGGTGATGCCAAATCGGGAGGCATGTAATCTCTGCAACTAGACCGGTATAGGTGACCTTCGTCACTTATTGACGGATAATTGGAGTGAAATTCCTTGATTTGGCGCGGAACTGCGTTTCGGCGGTCCTAAAACGTCAGCATACGTTCAAAAAACTCCAGTGGTCCGGACCATAGCATTTAGCTCACACCGATGAACCCGAGGAAGGGAACCGAAATGGGCGATCTGGCGCAGAAGCCGCTGCTTGACAACGCACCCACCACACATGCCGGCCTGCTGGCATGGGTCGAAGAGGTTGCTGAGCTTACGCAGCCGGACCGTATCTACTGGGTCGACGGCTCCGAAGAGGAGAACACCCGCCTCACGGACGAACTGGTGGCTGCGGGAACGCTGACCCGGCTCAACCAGGACCTTTTCCCCAACTCCTTTGCCGCCTTCTCTGATCCCGCGGACGTAGCCCGGGTGGAGGAGCAGACCTTCATCTGCTCCGAAAACAAGCACGACGCCGGTTTCACGAACAACTGGATGGCGCCGGCCGAGATGAAGGAGAAGCTCCGCGGCCTGTTCGCCGGCTCCATGCGCGGCCGCACCATGTACGTCATTCCCTTCGTCATGGGCCACCTTGACGCCGAGGACCCGAAGTTCGGCGTCGAGATCACGGACAGCGCCTACGTCGTCGCCTCGATGCGCATCATGGCCCGCATTGGCACCGATGTCCTGAACC from Pseudarthrobacter siccitolerans encodes:
- a CDS encoding TetR/AcrR family transcriptional regulator gives rise to the protein MTSTQPDPADPEQAKKLRPARTTATRQKLFDASMELIGERGAAGVTVDEIAAAAGVSKGTVYYNFGSKSDLIAQLLRHGVDILKGRLLDAPDEAGTAAPAADPLLAMEGMIGQAMDFMAEYPSFARLWMSENWRTPSEWQGTFTLLRAELLEVIGDAVEKVARAYPVDQSVARGSLETAIFGACFVVGLDRQTYNPERTRDQSVAAIMAIMRGYVLKDAPPRG
- a CDS encoding YhgE/Pip family protein, yielding MTVLRLARSELKRMTGGLLPKLTIIALAMVPLLYGAVYLYANWDPYGNLDQIDAALVVDDAGATASDGTGLQAGSKVADSLVEGNVFHWIPVASGQEADEGVSSGKYAFALKIPEDFSAHLVSPGSFDSASQAMLNVTTNDANNYLLSTIVDKLTTAVHSTVAADVGEETANQLLTGFGTVHTQMVKAADGAGKVAEGVAALRDGTATLHVGTTSVAGGADELYAGQLKLRDGANQLTGGAGQLSSGLSVLKDKTATLPSDSQTLAAGAAQVAAGNAQLNTKVQDVAAQLEAADQGLRTRVVESNARLIASGVLTQAQADSILADFDAVAASSPLAAAKTKIQTDSAQIQQLADGSEAVSVGAAQVAASTPALKEAIVQASGGADQLHTGAATLATGEQAAVDGAAALAQGAHQVDDGTAQLEQGAGTAAEGSRTLADEIGKGAGQVPNPDDAQKSNLSRVMADPVAVSNVSQAKAGSYGAGLAPFFLTLALWIGVFMLVQAMRPLTQRALSSNARSWKIAAGGWLPFFAVSVAQATLLTLVVNLALGLDAAHPVLMWLFMLAAAMAFSAIIQGIVALLGSPGKLVVLILLVLQLVSSGGTFPWQTTPQPLHVVHEILPMGYVVTGMRHLIYGADLSMIVPTVVGLLGYTALGLAMSTLAVRKGKFWTLKTLQPEIAV
- a CDS encoding ABC transporter ATP-binding protein, with the protein product MLLAQQLHVRGRRDPLLPGTSLQVSRGELMLVAGERQEHRTALALVLSGRMKATSGSVSWDGNRGIRRVRMASALVDAPGVNEPERHLSVRDLVTEDLALIPRRYRGALLSNPWLKVNSFEDIADQWIEQLDPLRRLELLAALALANPHTDLLVVDSPDRHSADAANWLPLLEQLASDAGRPLAVVATVGSLPPSWSGSFANIGNAEAPTEARAVPESPVDAQEFEVETEDAK
- a CDS encoding dihydrolipoyl dehydrogenase family protein: MMPEAVLREFDVVVIGAGAVGENVADRVVQGGLTAVVVEAELVGGECSYWACMPSKALLRPGTALHGAQTLPGAKEAVTRTLDAAAVLKFRDYMTSNWQDDGQVKWLEDTGIELIRGHAWLTAPKSVEVTGLDGNSYQLQARHAVVLATGSAPNTPPIEGLQDVQVWSTREATSAKEVPDRLVVLGGGVAGTELAQAFARLGSTVTLVARSGLLRSFPAEAAGLVAAGLRADGVELRLHTVTDSISENDDGTFSLQLGDGTSVAADKVLVATGRHPALEGLGLESVGFEPDEAGHLTLTADNSGLVEGAWGEEPWLYAVGDAAGKNLYTHQGKYEARATGDAIAARAKGELAGVAQDWSRFAQTANEHAVPGVVFTDPELAAVGRTLETAQKDGYNASSVELPIQVSGSSLHSENYEGWAQLVIDEDRRVLLGATFAGPDVAELLHAATIAVVGEVPLDRLWHAVPSYPTISEVWLRLLEKYGL